Genomic DNA from Urocitellus parryii isolate mUroPar1 chromosome 5, mUroPar1.hap1, whole genome shotgun sequence:
CTCCGGGACAAGACCTCCACCTTCTCGCTTCAACCCTCCGCCCCGCTCAATAGGATACAACCGCCATCCCTTTCTGACCTGTCCCCGCGGGGTCCGAGTCCGTAGTGCGACGCCTCCATGCCGGCCGCTTCACCAGCAGCACCCACCACCAGACCCCAGGACGCCGATGCTAGGGTGGCAAGTCTGGCCGGCAGCCGGACCCCGCCCCCTGGCAACCACACCCCGCACTGTCGCCACCGCCTATTGGCCCACAGACCGGCCGCTCCTCCCTCATTGGCTATTGGTGCCAGCCGGCGATACGGGAGGGTTTCTAGGGGGCGGGAGGAGCGCGGGAGTTAAAGGCGCCTGCGCAGGGGCGGGGATGACACGCCTGGGCTTGGTCCCCTGGAGAGCCCCGCCGGGCAGGGGGCCACTACCGAGGGCCGAAGTCTGTGATCTCAGTTGCCTTTGCTCCGGCTTGCTGAGGAGCGCCTCAGTGGGAGGAGCCCATCCCCCAATACCGCCACACGCAGCGGCTTCCCGCACCCCACGGTGTACCAAGACCACCCAGAGTGCTTCCAGGAGTCTGTAGGTCTCCATTTACAAAACCTCTACAGACAGCTTCTCCGTAGTCCAGTCCTTTCTTTGATACCAGAGGCCTTCCTGGAACCACGCCTGTGCCTTCACTGCACAACACTCTTTCAGCCTCCAACTACTACAGCCCAAACTTCTTGATCATCCCCAAACCTGCTCTGAAAACACACCAGAGAATCCATCTACCTCTCTACTGCCTGTGGATATTCTTCAAACATTTCAAACATCGTTATCCAAGAGAGCCACTATCTAAACTTGGTAAACTTATACTCTTGTTTCTAATAAATCACGTACCCAACCATCATTCCTTTCTCGTTACCAACATAGCATTAGCATTATAGCCCCCACAGAACTTCCTAACAAAAGTTACTTACACATAGACTACTAGCATTCTGAGGTCAAAGTTTGCACATTCGTTTTGAATCCAGAAGTTAATTTGTTAAGGAGAACTTTGGAGAACACAGCATTACACTCACTGGGTCAGCTTCCACTCACTGGGTGACACTGAACATGGTTCATTTCTTTGTTGTCCTCTCCCCCGCCACCCAAATGGGGGATGGGTCCCAGGGTCTCagcttgccaggcaagtgctctacaactgaagcacatccccaacccttgtAGTTCATTGTCTATGCTTTAAAttcccatctataaaataagcaaaacctGACAGAGTAGGCTTATGTAAAGGCTAAATGATGGGGTTGAATGCGATCACATTTGTATGAGTAAAATGATGGCTGAGACATTTCTTTGGGCAGTCCTTCTGCATTAATTACCATAAACAGTATTCTTTGAAAACTTTCCATATTTATTTACCTCAGTTTAAATCCTTAGCTTAAGAAACCATTTTTCTACCCTATTTAATTTTACAATTTCTTTCAGttggaaacaaaaatataaaacacaagcAAACCTAAGTGACTATAGTCTGTGACCCCTTCATCCCATTGTATTCATGAAAACAAGGCTTGCTCCATTTCATCTTGCCTTTTCAGATGAGCCAAAGTTGGAGAGGTGGCAGTCAACCATAAAAACTCTGAGTTTCCTTTGACTTTTTTCCATCCATTAAGTCAAAGAGGAAGctgccactgagcctcagagTTAGTACTCAAAAAATGTGGACTGGGCTGGAGTTGTACAGTGCTGACCtagcatgaagaaaaaaaatcccagcactaggggggaaaaaaagtggaattaattaatttaaatgagaTAAAGGATTAAAGAATAgtagttaaaagaaataaaaccttttGTGGCTAGGCAATATTACCACAATACTAACAGAAGCAAAGTTCTCTAAGAACCTTCTGTAGCCCTTtatttacatacattttaaaCAGTTAATGCAagatatttacaaattttaaacaataaaagaaaaatatgaagtgaaTAGTTCATGACACTAAATTCAActgtttatgaaatattttaaatttgggaaTTGAATTCCCTTGCTAGGGCtctagttaaaatattttttctgttggcactatttctattttattctttcaataaagTCTGTTATAAACCAGAAAAAATGACTTCATGAAAATTAGCAATTTCTGAGACTATGATGAGAGAACATGATGTCTGAGAAATCCAGTCAGCTTTTCACAAGGAACTGGCTACTGTTCAGCTTCCCTCTCTCCTTGAGGTAAGTCAACAGGTGCCTTCGTCTCCTCCATGTGACCTTTATCCCATACTTCTCTTCAGGGGTGTCTTTAACCAGAATAGGTCCAGGTTCTGGGCTGGTAGGAGTACTAGTTTGAAGGACACAGCTTTCAAGGCTGTTTTCCCTCTGATCTGGGGAAAAGGAGTTCTCCTTCACAGATGATGACTCTGGGGTCTGGATATCAGGTGGAATGAACACATAAGGAAAGTTCTGAAATGCATTTGCTGACAGTTCCCCACAGCTTTGGGGACTGAGCACTGGAATTAAGGGTTTTCTGGAAATGTCCTTTCCTGATTGATTGGGGCACCCCTTTACTAAGGGGATCCCCAGTGTCTCTGAACTGGAAGACAGCTGTGGACTCTCAAAGGTTAGACATGGAAACTTGCAGGTAGATTTTCGGCTTGAATGTCTTGCTTGGTCTTGGTGACGATGTTTCCGGTGGGCTGGGAAACAGCTTTCTACTGTTGTGTCAAACTGAGGTGTTACCtaaggatcaaaaaaaaaaagtgaaccaaCTAGGCAAGAAAATGACATCCAAAGAGCAGAACCCTAAATGCGGTCCCACTATAGTAATGGACACAGAACAAAAATAGTTATCTGGTAAGacaataataataagataaaggGGTCAAGGgtgtgggctcagtggtagtgtgctatacctagcatgcatgaggccctgggttcaatccccagcaccacaaaaatatgtaataatactaataatggtaacaacaacaacaataataatagaatatgAGCTTTAGGCAAGTTATTCAATCTCTCTGGTTTCAGTTTCCTCCTATATAAGAGAGAGGACAATGCTTCTTTCACTTTATCACATCATATAGCTACAAATGTTTAACTGTCTTTAAACTTCATGAGGGCAGGATTGGGATAGAGCACAtacttagcatgctcaaggcatGGGTTTAATGCCtagttcaaaaacaaaaagaaaacaaaacagggccgggattgtggttcagcggtagagcgctctcgCCTAGCaggggtgggacccgggttccatcctcagcaccacataaaaataaaggcgttgtgttgtgtccaactacacctaaaaaattaaaaaaagaaaaaagaaaacaaaacaaaacagaaatcatgaGGCAACAACCAGTAATCTTTTTCACCACTGACTTTCCAACATCTTGCAAAGTGCCTGACACACAGAAGGCCTTAAGTAAATAAATGGCAGACTGCAAGAACAGGGCACGAGACATATACAGAAAGTAACTAACATAGGACCTGGCACACAATGAGTACTCCGTAAGTGTTCATTCTCATCCACAGAATTTTAAACTAGGTTGCTTCTATAATAATGAAGTAATATGCTTCTTCCAAGCTGTCCTGATCAAgtcatatttattaagcactgtTAAGCACAGCATATGCTCTTGGCCTTTTTACTATACTATTTCTGTTATATAGTAGCTACATTTTCTTCCTGGATCTCCACCCACTACCCCACCTCCTTTTttgtgctaggaattgaatccagggccttgtgaatacTAAGCAAACCctctaccacagagttacatccccagcctcactaAGGCAAATATGGTATGTGCCATtttgggtgatttttttctttttgtcaagcTTCAATCCATTAAACAGTGGACAGAGTACTTAGCTAAATACTCTATCTTTGACATGAAGTTCAGGGAACagtctcattttttatttgactGCCAATGGTCTGGTTTCTGACCTACTTACTAGGAAATGAAACTTTAACACCAAACTTTTGCAGAGGAATGTGGTAGTAAAGACTCCAATTCCATACCTGGGTCTGACCTAAGAAAAGAAGATATACCAGGGAAGATGGCTGACCACAGGAAAGCATACATTACTTTCATGGACCTTATTCTTTGGAAGCCCTG
This window encodes:
- the Rhno1 gene encoding RAD9, HUS1, RAD1-interacting nuclear orphan protein 1, encoding MPPKRRRGQSSLKAQLLFHQQPLEGPKHHYGAPQRPITHTRQVPSKPIDHSTITSWVTPQFDTTVESCFPAHRKHRHQDQARHSSRKSTCKFPCLTFESPQLSSSSETLGIPLVKGCPNQSGKDISRKPLIPVLSPQSCGELSANAFQNFPYVFIPPDIQTPESSSVKENSFSPDQRENSLESCVLQTSTPTSPEPGPILVKDTPEEKYGIKVTWRRRRHLLTYLKERGKLNSSQFLVKS